The DNA segment GGGCCGACAAGGACCCGGTCGCCGCGGCCCGGCTGTCGGCCGCCCGCGCGGCGGTCACCGCGCTCGCCGAGAGCCTGAACCTCCCGCAGGAGAACCTCATCACCCCGGACACGGTGCGCCGGCTGTGCTGGGAGCCGCCGGCCGAGCCGAGCCGGGAGTCGGTGGCCGAGGTGCTGTCGGGCCACGGCGCCCGTCCCTGGCAGATCGAGCAGGTCACGCCGATCCTCACCGAGGCGCTGCTGACCGACGCCGACTGACGCCGGCGGCACGGCGCCGCATGCGCCGCTCCGCCCGTCGCCGGTCGTCGCCGGTCGTTCGGCGCGTCGTCGTCACCGTCACCGTTCGCCGTGGCGGCGGGAGCGTTTCCCGCCGCCACGGCGCGGCGCCGGGACGGTGCGGGGACCGGCACCATGCGTCCCGGCCGGAGAGAGGGCATCGGGGGATGAGGCGAAGGGTCCCCGAGGGCGGCGTCCCGCTTCCCGGTCGCCCGGGAGTCCGGTGCCGCCCCTCGGTTCCCCGGGTTCAGTCCTGGTTGACGTGCATCCACAGGACCTTGCGGCTGGCCGCGTCGATCCCGTAGGTGGTCTCGTTCCAGTTGTCGGGGGTCACGACGCCCACGGTCCAGGCCACCGCGTCGCTCCCGTTCTGGGCATCGCCGAGTTCGATGCTGGTGACGGTGCCCTTGGTCTTGTCGGTGGCCGTCTGCGCTGCCTGCTGGGCCGTGACCTTGGCCTTGGACAGCCGGTCGGCCAGCTGCTGCTTGTCGCCGGAGTCCCCCGACTCGGTCTTCGGCTGCTCGGCCTTTCCGGAGACCGCGTCGACGCGGACGGTGTGCACCGTCCCGTCGGTCGTCGCGACCGCGGTGCTCCAATAGGGGCTGGCGGGCGACCCCTTGAGCTCCGCGGCGATCGCCTTCGAGCCCGGGACGGCCGCGACCGCCGCCTTCAGCGCCTGCTCGTAGCCCACCTTGGCCTTGGGGATCAGGGCCTTGCGCTGGGCCTGTTCCGCGTTGAGCGAGCTGCTCGGCGAGGCGGGGGCGGAGGCGGGCACCGCCCGCTTGGGGGCGCTCTCCTTCTCGCTGTTCCCGCAGCCCGACAGCAGCGCGCCCGCGGCGGCGACGGCGCAGACCAGACCGATCGCGCGCGGCCCCGCCGGACGCCCATATCGGGTCACGACACCACTCCTTTTCGTATCCATATGGGCACTTTAAGTGTGTGATGGGATGAATTGCGCCAAGACCCGACCGCATTCGGTCGTTTTTGATCAGCACGTTCGGCCGCCTGCCGCGCCGTCGCCCGGCGGGAGGCCCCGCACTCCGGTGTGACGTTCACCGCTCCGGGCGGTGGGGGTGTGCAGCGTGGTTACCCGTAAGTAGCATGTCGGTGTGAAGCGTCCCCCGGGGCGCCCCGCAGCAGTGCCATCCCGCACATGGAGGAGAGCCAACGTGCCTCGTACCGCTAGGGACGTCGTCTTCGTCGACGGCGTCCGCACCCCGTTCGGCAAGGCGGGCCCGAAGGGCATCTACCACGAGACCCGCGCCGACGATCTCGTCGTGAAGGCCATCCGGGAGCTGCTGCGCCGCAACCCGGACCTGGACCCCGCGAAGATCGACGAGGTCGCCATCGCCGCCACCACCCAGATCGGTGACCAGGGCCTGACCCTCGGCCGGACCGCCGGCATCCTCGCCGGCCTCCCGCAGTCCGTGCCCGGTTACTCCATCGACCGCATGTGCGCCGGTGCGCTGACCGCCGTGACCGCCACCGCCGGATCGATCGCCTTCGGCGCGTACGACGCCGTCATCGCCGGTGGTGTCGAGCACATGGGGCGCCACCCCATGGGCGAGGCCGTCGACCCGAACCCGCGGTTCGTGAGCGAGAAGCTCGTCGACCAGTCCGCGCTGTTCATGGGCATGACCGCGGAGAACCTCCACGACCGCTACCCGCAGATCACCAAGCAGCGCGCCGACGAGTACGCCGTGCGCTCGCAGGAGAAGGCGGCGAAGGCGTACGCGAACGGCAAGATCCAGCAGGACCTGGTGCCGATCTCGGTGCGCAACACCAACGCGGAGGTCGGCGAGACCGGCTGGGGCCTGGTGACCGCCGACGAGCCGATGCGCCCGGGGACGACCCTGGAGAACCTCGCCGGCCTGAAGACGCCGTTCCGCACCCACGGCCGCGTCACGGCCGGTAACGCCGCGGGCCTCAACGACGGTGCCACCGCCTCGATCCTCGCCTCCGAGGACTTCGCCCGGGAGAACGACCTCCCGGTCAAGATGCGCCTGGTCTCCTACGCCTTCGCGGGCGTCGAGCCCGAGGTCATGGGCTACGGCCCGATCCCGGCCACCGAGAAGGCCCTCGCCAAGGCGGGCCTGGGCATCGAGGACATCAACCTCTTCGAGATCAACGAGGCGTTCGCCGTGCAGGTGCTCGCCTTCCTCGACCACTACGGCATCGCGGACGACGACGCGCGCGTCAACCAGTACGGCGGCGCCATCGCCTTCGGCCACCCGCTGGCCTCCTCCGGCGTCCGGCTGATGACCCAGCTGGCCCGGCAGTTCGAGGAGCAGCCGGAGGTCCGCTACGGCCTGACCACCATGTGCGTCGGCTTCGGCATGGGCGCGACGGTCATCTGGGAGAACCCGAACCACAAGGACGCCGGAGGCGACAAGTGAGCACCAGCACCACCGCCGAACTCCTGAAGGGTGCGGCCGAGCTGTTCCCGGACGAGGTCGTCACGTCGGCGCACGTCCGCCACCTCGACCTGCCGTACGGCGCGGGCAAGTTCGCGCTGATCACGCTGGACAACGGCTTCGACCACACCAAGCCGACCACCTTCGGTCCCGGCTCGCTGGCGAACCTCAACGCCGCGATCGACCAGGTCGAGAAGGAGGCCGCGGACGGCGACATCGTCGGCGTCGGCGTCACCGGCAAGCCGTTCATCTTCGCCGTCGGCGCCGACCTCAAGGGCGTCGAGCTGCTCAAGCGCCACGAGGACGCGCTGGCCATCGGCAAGGGCGGCCACGAGGTCTTCAAGCGGCTCGCGAAGCTCGCCGTACCGACCTTCGCCTACTACAACGGTGCCGCGATGGGAGGTGGCGTCGAGGTCGGTCTGCACTGCTCCTACCGCACCGTCTCCAAGGCCCTCCCGGCCTTCTCGCTGCCCGAGGTCTTCCTCGGTCTCGTCCCGGGCTGGGGCGGCTGTGCGCTGCTGCCGAACCTCATCGGCGCCGACAAGGCCGTCTCGGTCATCATCGAGAACTCGCTGAACCAGAACAAGCAGCTCAAGGGCCAGCAGGTCTTCGACCTCGGCATCGCGGACGCGATCTTCGAGGGCGCGGACTTCCTGGAGCAGTCGCTGATCTGGACCGCGAACGTCCTCAAGGGCGACGTGGCCGTCGAGCGCCCCGAGATCGACCGCGGTGAGGCCTGGGACCAGGCCGTCGCCAAGGGCAAGTTCATCGCCGACGGCAAGGTGCACGGCGCCGCCCCGGCCGCCTACCGGGCGCTGGACATCATCGCCGCCGCCAAGGACGGCGACCTGCAGGCCGGTTTCGACGCCGAGGACCAGGCCCTGGCGGACCTGATCATGGGCGGCGAACTCCGCGCCGGCATCTACTCGTTCAACCTGGTGCAGAAGCGTGCCAAGCGGCCCGCCGGCGCTCCGGACAAGAACCTGGCGCGTCCGGTCAGCAAGGTCGGTGTCGTCGGCGCCGGTCTGATGGCCTCGCAGCTGGCCCTGCTGTTCCTGCGCCGCCTGGAGGTGCCGGTCGTGCTGACCGACATCGACCAGGAGCGCGTCGACAAGGGTGTGGGCTACGTCCACGCCGAGATCGACAAGCTGCTCGGCAAGGGCCGGATCAACCAGGACAAGGCCAACCGCCTCAAGGCCCTGGTCTCCGGTGTGCTCGACAAGGCCGAGGGCTTCTCCGACGCCGACTTCATCATCGAGGCGGTCTTCGAGGAGATCGGCGTCAAGCAGACGGTGTTCGCGGAGGTGGAGGCCGTCGCCCCGGCGCACGCCATCCTCGCCACCAACACCTCCTCGCTGTCGGTCAGCGAGATGGCCTCGAAGCTGAAGCACCCCGAGCGGGTCGTCGGCTTCCACTTCTTCAACCCGGTCGCGATCCTCCCGCTGCTGGAGATCGTGCGCGGCGAGAAGACCGACGACGCCTCGCTGGCCACCGCCTTCGCGGTCGCCAAGAAGCTGAAGAAGACCGCGGTGCTCACCAAGGACGCCCCGGCGTTCGTGGTCAACCGCATCCTGACCCGCTTCATGGGCGAGATCCAGAACGTCATCGACGAGGGCACCCCGGTCGAGACCGCGGAGAAGGCCATCGAGCCGCTCGGTCTGCCGATGTCGCCGCTGGTGCTGCTGGAGCTGGTCGGCCCGGCGATCGGTCTGCACGTCTCCGAGACCCTCAACCGCGCCTTCCCGGACCGCTTCACGGTCTCGCCGAACCTCAAGGCCGTCGTCGAGGCCGGCAAGCGCGGCTTCTACGTCTACGACTCCGGCAAGCCGGAGCTGGACCCCGAGGTCGCGGCCCTCCTCAAGCAGGGCGACTCGGTGCTGACCGAGGAGCAGGTCCGCGACCGCGTCCTGGACGCGGTGGCACAGGAGATCGGCCTGATGCTGGACGAGGGCGTGGTCGCCGAGGCGCAGGACATCGACCTGTGCCTGATCACCGGTGCCGGCTGGCCCTTCCACCTGGGCGGCATCACGCCGTACCTGGACCGCGCGGGCGTCTCCGAGCGGGTGCGGGGCAAGAAGTTCCTGGCCCCGGGCATCGCGAGCGTTCCCGCGTAAGGACGCACCGATCACCACGGCGCGGGCCGGCTCAGCGGAGCCGGCCCGCGCTGTGGTTGTGCCGGGAAGCCGCCGGACCCGCCCCACGGCACGGACGGCGCCGCCCGGCGTGGGAAGGTGGCGGCATGGATTCCATGGTCGTGGTCGATGCCGCCAACGTCGTCGGCTCGGTGCCGGACGGCTGGTGGCGCGACCGGCACGGCGCGGCGGAGCGGCTGCGCGACGCACTGGTCGAGTACGCCGGCACGGGACTGCCCGGTCTGGTGGCGCCCCCCGTGGAAATGGTCCTGGTGGTGGAGGGCGCCGCGCGCGGGGTCGCTTCCGTCGAGGGCGTCCGGGTGGTGGCGGCGAGCGGCAGCGGCGACGACCGGATCGTGCGACTGGTCGCGGACGAACGCGGCGACCGCGACTGTCTGGTGATCACCGCGGACCGCGAACTGCGCACCCGCGTCCAGGCCCTGGGCGCCCGGGTCACGGGCCCGCGGGCGGTGTGGGGGCGGGGAAGGGACTAGGGCGGACACCCCCTAGGGGTGCCGTCCGCCGCGTCCCCCCCGGCCCGGGAGCGCTCAGGGCCGGTTCAGGTAGGTGAGGACGGCGCGGACGCGGCGGTTGTGGTGGTCGTCGTCGGTGATGCCGAGCTTGCCGAACAGCGAGGTGGTGTACTTGCTGATGGCGCTGTCGCTGAGGAAGAGCCGGCGGCCGATGGCGTGGTTGGACAGGCCCTCGGCCATCAGGGCCAGCACGGAGTGTTCGCGTGCGGTGAGCCCTTCGAGGCGCCGGCGGGAGGGCCCGCCGGCCAGCAGTTTGGCGATGACGGCCGGGTCCATGGCGGTGCCGCCGCGGGCGACGCGCTCCAGGGCGTCGATGAACTGGTCGGCGTCGAACACGCTCTCCTTGAGGAGATAGCCGACGCCACCGGAGCCGTCGGCCAACAGCTCGCGGGCGTAGAGCTGTTCCACGTGCTGGGAAAGGACCAGGACGGGCAGGCCGGGCACCTGGGCGCGGGCGGCCAGCGCGGCCCGCAGGCCCTCGTCCGACTGGGCCGGCGGCATCCGGACGTCGACGACGGCCACATCGGGGCGCCAGGTCAGCAGCGCCTCCAGCGTCTCGGGTCCGGTGGCCGCCGTCGCCACCACCTCGTGTCCGTACGCCTCGATCAGACGCACCATCCCGTCACGCAGGAGATAGAGATCCTCGGCGATCACGATCCGCATGGCACCCTCATCCTCGCGCGGGTCGGACCGCCTTCCGGGCTGGTGATCTCCAGCGTGCCGTCGAAGACCGCGAGCCGGCGGCGCAGCCCCGCGAGTCCGCCGCCGGGGCGCACCGCCGCCCCGCCGCGGCCGTCGTCCTCGACATCGACGACGAGGCCGGTGGCGTCCCGGGAGACGACGATCCGCGCCCGGGTCGCCCGAGCGTGCTTGACCGCGTTGGTCACCAGCTCGGCGATCCCGAAGTACAGGGCCGACTCGATCGGCGGGTCCAGGCGGAGCCGCAGCTCGGCCTCGACCGTCACGTCCAGCGGGCTGTCCAGGGCGAAGGCGCGGACGGCGGCGAGGAGGCCGCGCTCGTTCAGCACCGGCGGGCTGATGCCGCTGACCAGTTCGCGGAGCTCGGTCAGCGAGGTGGCGGCGCCGGCCCGCGCCTCCCGCAGCAGTGCCCTGGCCCGGTCGGGGTCGGTCTCCATCAGCTTCTCCGCGGTCGCCAGGGAGAGTCCGAGCCCGACCAGGCGCGCCTGCGCCCCGTCGTGCAGGTCCCGTTCGATCCGGCGGATCTCGGCGGCCTGCGCGACCGTGGTGTCCGCGCGCTGGGCCGTCAGCTCGTCCACCCGGTGTGCCAGCGCCATCGCGGGCGAGGCGCGCAGGAAGCGGACGGCCACCGGTTCGGCGCACCGCCAGGCGTACGGGGCGGTGGCGAGGGCAACGGCCAGGCCGAGCAGGCCGATCGCGCGGGCGGCGGGCTCCGGCCGGACGAGCCCGAGGACCGCCGTGGCCGCCCCAGCGGGCGGGAGGACCGCGACAGCGCCCGCGGTGAACGGTGCGATCGCCGTGAACCGCAGGTCGCGCCAGGTGGCGGGGTCACGCAGGCGGATCCGCCACTTCTGGTCCAGGAGGGCGTCGCGGCTGGTGCGCTCGTAGCCGAAGCCGTTCCACCAGTAGCCGGTGGACATCCGCGTCACCGGCCCGGCCTCCTGGTATCCGGCGGGCACGACGGTGGTCGTCCACCGCGCGACGAGGTGGCGGAACATCCGGCAGACCGGGCGGGACAGGGCGGGAGTGCCCACGCACACCAGCACGCACGGCGCCGTCCACGACCACGGGTTGCCCGCCCCCCACCAGATCCCCAGCGCCACGGCCCCGGCCCACACGGCCGGGACCAGCATGCTGACGACCAGCACGGCACAGGCGCGCACGAACCCCGTGCAGACGCTCGCCGCCCACGACCTCAGCTGTCGCATGTCGCTCCCTCTCCCCTACGGCTCGGTGTGGCTCCACTGTGCGCCCCGCGGGGCCCGGTGCCGCCCGGATCGGCGCGGAAGTGGGTCTGGCCCCACCCGGTCGTGCGTCCAGGCCGATACCGGGCCGCCTCCGCGCTTCCTAGCGTCGGGACCACACCTGCCGGCACAACGGAAGAAGGAACCATGGAGGCCACCCGCCGCACCACCGCCGAGCCCGCCCGCCTCGGAGATCCGGGGACCCAACGGGCCTTCGGCCGGGCGAAGTTCCTCGTCGCCGCCTACGGTGCGCTGAGTTCCGCGGTCCTCGCCGCGGTCGCCGTCCGCGCGCTCACCGGGCACCCGGTGACCTCGTTCCTGTGGGGCCGGTCGGCCGGGGTGCTGGCGAGCGCCGCGGTGACCTACTGGCTGACCGTCCTCGCGGCGCGGGGAGCGCGGTGGGCCTTCCTGCGGGTGCGCCTCGTCTCGGTGGTCATGCCGGTCGCGATCGTCGGCGTCGACCTGATCCCCGGTGTCTGCCCGGCGTGGTTCGTCCTGGCGCAGGCCACGTGCGCGCTCGCCGTCGGCGCGGCCGCGTGCGTCGTCCACGGGCCCCTCCTGCGGGCCGCCTTCCGCCGGGCGCGCTGACCTGCCGCGCCGGCGCAGCCGTTTCGCCGCCGGGCCACGGCCGCTTTCGGGCATGGACGAGCCCCGTACCCCGCGGCGAGCGGTGTACGGGGCGGTCCGGACCGGGCGGGAGGTCGGGGGTGCGGGCGGGCGTCAGTCCTTGCCGTCGCCCTGGCGGTCGCGCAGGCCCAGGCGGCTGTGCGAGCGCCCGTAGAGGAAGTAGACGCCGAATCCGACGACCATCCAGATCGCGAACCGGACCCAGGTCTCCGCCGGCAGGTTGAGCATCAGCCACAGTGAGGCGAGCACCGACAGCAGCGGCACCACCGGCACCCACGGCGTACGGAAGGAGCGCGGCAGGTCGGGCCGGGAGCGGCGGAGCAGGACGACACCGACGGCGACCACGACGAACGCGAAGAGCGTGCCGATGTTGACCAGTTCGGCGAGTTCGTCGATCGAGGTGAAGCCGGAGACGACGGCGACGACGCCGCCCAGCGCGAGGGTGGAGCGGTAGGGGGTGCCGAAGCGGGGGTGGGAGCGGGAGAAGACCCGCGGCAGCAGCCCGTCGCGGCTCATCGCGAAGAACACCCGGCTCTGGCCGAGCAGCAGGATCATGCAGACCGAGGTCAGGCCGACGGCGGCGCCGAAGCTGATGACGTCGGCGAAGAAGGGGTGTCCGAGGTCCTTGAAGGCGTCGGCGAGCGGGGCGTCGGTGGAGAGTTTGCTGTACTTCTCCATGCCGGTGACGACGACCGAGACGGCCACATAGAGCACCGTGCAGATGGCGAGCGAGCCGAGGATGCCGCGGGGCACGTCGCGCTGGGGGTTGCGGGTCTCCTCCGCGGCGGTGGCCACGATGTCGAAGCCGATGAAGGCGAAGAAGACCACGGCCGCCGCGGCGAAGATGCCCATGGTC comes from the Streptomyces angustmyceticus genome and includes:
- a CDS encoding PepSY domain-containing protein — protein: MTRYGRPAGPRAIGLVCAVAAAGALLSGCGNSEKESAPKRAVPASAPASPSSSLNAEQAQRKALIPKAKVGYEQALKAAVAAVPGSKAIAAELKGSPASPYWSTAVATTDGTVHTVRVDAVSGKAEQPKTESGDSGDKQQLADRLSKAKVTAQQAAQTATDKTKGTVTSIELGDAQNGSDAVAWTVGVVTPDNWNETTYGIDAASRKVLWMHVNQD
- a CDS encoding thiolase family protein → MPRTARDVVFVDGVRTPFGKAGPKGIYHETRADDLVVKAIRELLRRNPDLDPAKIDEVAIAATTQIGDQGLTLGRTAGILAGLPQSVPGYSIDRMCAGALTAVTATAGSIAFGAYDAVIAGGVEHMGRHPMGEAVDPNPRFVSEKLVDQSALFMGMTAENLHDRYPQITKQRADEYAVRSQEKAAKAYANGKIQQDLVPISVRNTNAEVGETGWGLVTADEPMRPGTTLENLAGLKTPFRTHGRVTAGNAAGLNDGATASILASEDFARENDLPVKMRLVSYAFAGVEPEVMGYGPIPATEKALAKAGLGIEDINLFEINEAFAVQVLAFLDHYGIADDDARVNQYGGAIAFGHPLASSGVRLMTQLARQFEEQPEVRYGLTTMCVGFGMGATVIWENPNHKDAGGDK
- a CDS encoding 3-hydroxyacyl-CoA dehydrogenase NAD-binding domain-containing protein, whose translation is MSTSTTAELLKGAAELFPDEVVTSAHVRHLDLPYGAGKFALITLDNGFDHTKPTTFGPGSLANLNAAIDQVEKEAADGDIVGVGVTGKPFIFAVGADLKGVELLKRHEDALAIGKGGHEVFKRLAKLAVPTFAYYNGAAMGGGVEVGLHCSYRTVSKALPAFSLPEVFLGLVPGWGGCALLPNLIGADKAVSVIIENSLNQNKQLKGQQVFDLGIADAIFEGADFLEQSLIWTANVLKGDVAVERPEIDRGEAWDQAVAKGKFIADGKVHGAAPAAYRALDIIAAAKDGDLQAGFDAEDQALADLIMGGELRAGIYSFNLVQKRAKRPAGAPDKNLARPVSKVGVVGAGLMASQLALLFLRRLEVPVVLTDIDQERVDKGVGYVHAEIDKLLGKGRINQDKANRLKALVSGVLDKAEGFSDADFIIEAVFEEIGVKQTVFAEVEAVAPAHAILATNTSSLSVSEMASKLKHPERVVGFHFFNPVAILPLLEIVRGEKTDDASLATAFAVAKKLKKTAVLTKDAPAFVVNRILTRFMGEIQNVIDEGTPVETAEKAIEPLGLPMSPLVLLELVGPAIGLHVSETLNRAFPDRFTVSPNLKAVVEAGKRGFYVYDSGKPELDPEVAALLKQGDSVLTEEQVRDRVLDAVAQEIGLMLDEGVVAEAQDIDLCLITGAGWPFHLGGITPYLDRAGVSERVRGKKFLAPGIASVPA
- a CDS encoding NYN domain-containing protein, whose product is MDSMVVVDAANVVGSVPDGWWRDRHGAAERLRDALVEYAGTGLPGLVAPPVEMVLVVEGAARGVASVEGVRVVAASGSGDDRIVRLVADERGDRDCLVITADRELRTRVQALGARVTGPRAVWGRGRD
- a CDS encoding response regulator transcription factor; translation: MRIVIAEDLYLLRDGMVRLIEAYGHEVVATAATGPETLEALLTWRPDVAVVDVRMPPAQSDEGLRAALAARAQVPGLPVLVLSQHVEQLYARELLADGSGGVGYLLKESVFDADQFIDALERVARGGTAMDPAVIAKLLAGGPSRRRLEGLTAREHSVLALMAEGLSNHAIGRRLFLSDSAISKYTTSLFGKLGITDDDHHNRRVRAVLTYLNRP
- a CDS encoding sensor histidine kinase; its protein translation is MRQLRSWAASVCTGFVRACAVLVVSMLVPAVWAGAVALGIWWGAGNPWSWTAPCVLVCVGTPALSRPVCRMFRHLVARWTTTVVPAGYQEAGPVTRMSTGYWWNGFGYERTSRDALLDQKWRIRLRDPATWRDLRFTAIAPFTAGAVAVLPPAGAATAVLGLVRPEPAARAIGLLGLAVALATAPYAWRCAEPVAVRFLRASPAMALAHRVDELTAQRADTTVAQAAEIRRIERDLHDGAQARLVGLGLSLATAEKLMETDPDRARALLREARAGAATSLTELRELVSGISPPVLNERGLLAAVRAFALDSPLDVTVEAELRLRLDPPIESALYFGIAELVTNAVKHARATRARIVVSRDATGLVVDVEDDGRGGAAVRPGGGLAGLRRRLAVFDGTLEITSPEGGPTRARMRVPCGS